The genomic region GCCAGGCCGGTTGACCGGTTGATTCCTGATTTTGCCAAAGCCGGCGCCAGCTATATTACTTTTCACCCCGAAGCTTCTGAGCACGTTGACCGTTCGCTGCAATTGATCAAAGAACACGGATGTAAAGCAGGCCTGGTGTTTAACCCCGCGACCCCGCTTCATTATCTGGATTACGTGATGGATAAGATCGATGTAATCCTGCTGATGTCGGTTAATCCCGGTTTTGGCGGTCAGTCTTTCATTCCCGCTACGCTGGACAAACTTCGTCAGGCTCGCCAGCTTATCGATAGCAGTGGCTACGATATTCGCCTTGAAGTGGATGGCGGTGTCAAAGTGGATAACATTGCTGAAATCGCTGCTGCAGGCGCGGACATATTTGTTGCAGGATCGGCCATCTTTGGTCAAAGCGATTATAAAAAAGTGATCGATGACATGCGCAACGAACTGGAGAAATCGCGTCATGGCTCATTTCACTGAGATCCGCGGGGTCGC from Erwinia tracheiphila harbors:
- the rpe gene encoding ribulose-phosphate 3-epimerase; the protein is MKQFLLAPSILSADFARLGEDTAKVLAAGGDVVHFDVMDNHYVPNLTMGPMVLKALRDYGITAPIDVHLMARPVDRLIPDFAKAGASYITFHPEASEHVDRSLQLIKEHGCKAGLVFNPATPLHYLDYVMDKIDVILLMSVNPGFGGQSFIPATLDKLRQARQLIDSSGYDIRLEVDGGVKVDNIAEIAAAGADIFVAGSAIFGQSDYKKVIDDMRNELEKSRHGSFH